In the genome of Streptomyces collinus, one region contains:
- a CDS encoding YbjQ family protein → MGIDEYGGGQGPDPEVLVVTTNDVPGYHVREVIGEVFGLTVRSRHVGSQIGAGLKSMVGGELRGLTKTLVQTRNQAMERLVEQARTRGANGILAFRFDVTEAADVGTEVCAYGTAVVLTRE, encoded by the coding sequence ATGGGCATCGATGAATACGGCGGCGGACAGGGTCCGGACCCCGAGGTCCTCGTCGTCACCACGAACGACGTACCCGGCTATCACGTGCGGGAGGTGATCGGCGAGGTCTTCGGCCTGACCGTGCGCTCCCGCCACGTGGGGAGCCAGATCGGCGCCGGGCTGAAGTCGATGGTCGGCGGCGAGCTGCGCGGGCTCACCAAGACGCTCGTGCAGACCCGCAACCAGGCCATGGAGCGGCTCGTCGAACAGGCACGCACGCGTGGCGCCAACGGCATCCTCGCGTTCCGTTTCGACGTGACGGAGGCGGCCGACGTGGGCACCGAGGTGTGCGCGTACGGCACGGCGGTGGTCCTGACCCGGGAGTGA
- a CDS encoding PadR family transcriptional regulator — MSTIRLLVLGAVRMHGRAHGYQVRNDLEYWGAHEWSTAKPGSIYHALKQMAKQGLLHAHEIAPSTAGGPPRTEYEITGPGTEEYFRLLREALVTYDQRGDLKTAAVGFVVDLPRAEAVALLKERTLRIEQWRTSVLEHYVPEEGPGQLGHIGEIMNMWVHTADSEAEWTRGLIERVEGGAYTFADEGDPFVGVLAPGEENPYATGERHPGDDH; from the coding sequence ATGTCAACGATCCGCCTCCTCGTGCTCGGCGCGGTCCGCATGCACGGCCGGGCCCACGGCTACCAGGTGCGCAACGACCTGGAGTACTGGGGCGCGCACGAGTGGTCCACCGCCAAGCCCGGCTCGATCTATCACGCGCTGAAGCAGATGGCGAAGCAAGGACTGCTGCACGCGCACGAGATCGCCCCGTCCACGGCCGGCGGACCGCCGCGCACGGAGTACGAGATCACCGGGCCGGGGACCGAGGAGTACTTCCGGCTGCTGCGGGAGGCGCTGGTCACCTACGACCAGCGCGGGGACCTGAAGACGGCCGCCGTCGGCTTCGTCGTCGACCTGCCGCGGGCGGAGGCGGTCGCGCTGCTGAAGGAGCGGACCCTGCGGATCGAGCAGTGGCGCACCTCCGTCCTGGAGCACTACGTGCCCGAGGAGGGTCCCGGGCAGCTCGGGCACATCGGCGAGATCATGAACATGTGGGTCCACACGGCCGACTCCGAGGCCGAGTGGACCCGCGGTCTCATCGAGCGCGTCGAGGGCGGCGCCTACACCTTCGCCGACGAGGGCGACCCGTTCGTCGGGGTCCTGGCCCCGGGCGAGGAGAACCCCTACGCGACGGGGGAGCGGCATCCCGGGGACGACCACTAA
- a CDS encoding ion channel protein, with amino-acid sequence MVQDPAQQAPSVTPATPARALLPTILPALAVGIMSSLVLVGVEVAAEQLQDVLWGPLPDALGIGRYSVAWMFVMLFATGVAVGLVVWKAPGHAGPDPATVGLDAPVLPPVVLPGLVLVTALMLAGGPSLGPENPIITVNVALAAWLGARLVPRAPGRVWPALAEAATIGALFGTPVAAALVISEALAVRETRGLLWDNVFAPLTAGTAGALTATLIDHPSFDLNLPSFGRPGWSDLFAAVVVASLAALLGMAAVRAFPYVHGAFRRLRHPMLMLPAGGLVLGALAALGGHLTLFKGLDEIAELAKDPDGRSAGEYALLTVVKLAALLVAASCGFRGGRIFPAVFVGTALGLGAHAAVSGVHPSVGVSAAVLGLLLAITRQGWVSLFVAAVLVASPGIIAVLCIASLPAWLLVTGRPQMQLRVDGTPVR; translated from the coding sequence GTGGTCCAGGATCCCGCGCAGCAGGCGCCCTCCGTCACCCCCGCGACTCCCGCCCGCGCACTCTTGCCGACGATCCTTCCCGCTCTCGCCGTGGGGATCATGTCCAGCCTGGTCCTGGTGGGGGTCGAAGTCGCCGCCGAGCAGCTCCAGGACGTGCTCTGGGGGCCGCTGCCCGACGCGCTGGGGATCGGCAGGTACTCCGTCGCATGGATGTTCGTGATGCTCTTCGCGACGGGGGTCGCGGTCGGGCTGGTGGTGTGGAAGGCGCCGGGGCACGCCGGCCCGGATCCGGCGACCGTCGGCCTCGACGCCCCGGTGCTGCCGCCCGTCGTGCTGCCGGGACTGGTGCTGGTGACCGCGCTGATGCTGGCCGGCGGGCCCAGCCTCGGCCCCGAGAACCCCATCATCACCGTGAACGTCGCCCTGGCGGCCTGGCTGGGCGCCCGTCTCGTGCCGCGTGCCCCGGGTCGGGTCTGGCCCGCGCTCGCCGAGGCGGCGACGATCGGCGCCCTGTTCGGCACGCCGGTCGCGGCGGCCCTGGTGATCTCCGAGGCGCTGGCCGTTCGCGAGACCCGCGGACTGCTGTGGGACAACGTCTTCGCCCCGCTGACCGCCGGCACGGCCGGTGCCCTGACCGCCACCCTCATCGACCATCCGAGCTTCGACCTGAACCTGCCCTCGTTCGGCCGGCCGGGCTGGAGCGACCTGTTCGCGGCGGTCGTGGTCGCCTCGCTGGCCGCCCTGCTCGGCATGGCCGCCGTGCGGGCCTTCCCCTACGTCCACGGCGCCTTCCGCCGGCTGCGCCACCCGATGCTGATGCTCCCCGCGGGCGGCCTCGTGCTGGGTGCCCTCGCGGCCCTGGGCGGCCATCTGACGCTGTTCAAGGGGCTCGACGAGATCGCCGAGCTCGCGAAGGACCCGGACGGCCGGTCGGCCGGGGAGTACGCCCTGCTGACCGTCGTGAAGCTGGCCGCGCTGCTGGTCGCCGCGTCCTGTGGCTTCCGGGGCGGGCGCATCTTCCCGGCGGTGTTCGTCGGCACCGCCCTCGGCCTGGGCGCCCACGCCGCGGTGTCCGGGGTGCATCCCTCGGTCGGCGTCTCGGCCGCCGTGCTCGGACTGCTGCTGGCCATCACCCGGCAGGGCTGGGTGAGCCTGTTCGTCGCCGCGGTGCTGGTCGCCTCGCCGGGGATCATCGCCGTGCTCTGCATCGCCTCGCTGCCGGCCTGGCTGCTGGTGACGGGCCGGCCGCAGATGCAGCTGCGCGTGGACGGCACGCCCGTCCGCTGA
- a CDS encoding DUF397 domain-containing protein has product MAAAGLHGVAWQKSRHSNSQGSCVEFARLPGGDVAVRNSRFPDGPALVYTRAEIEAMLLGVKDGEFDHLVGG; this is encoded by the coding sequence ATGGCGGCCGCCGGGCTGCATGGTGTGGCCTGGCAGAAGAGCCGGCACAGCAACTCGCAGGGCTCGTGCGTGGAGTTCGCCCGGCTGCCGGGCGGAGACGTCGCCGTCCGCAACTCACGCTTCCCCGACGGCCCCGCCCTGGTCTACACCCGTGCGGAGATCGAGGCCATGCTGCTGGGCGTGAAGGACGGCGAGTTCGACCACCTGGTGGGTGGCTGA
- a CDS encoding ATP-binding cassette domain-containing protein: protein MADAAITVEGAEKTYGDKKALNGLDLTVARGTVHGVLGPNGAGKTTLVRVLSTLLRPDAGRVEVAGHDVVREAYAVRLRIGLLGQHAALDEELGGRQNLELFGRLHHLGARGARARAGELLERFGLADTGRKAVRQYSGGMRRRLDLAASLITEPEVLFLDEPTTGLDPRGRAEVWSSVRSLVGGGTTVLLTTQYLEEADQLADRIAVVDAGRVIAEGTADELKAEAGGDRIDVILRHAGQLRAAVALLPLTGVSVDADRRLLSAPVTDRMQALSGVVRALQEAGIEAEDVALRRPTLDEVFLHLTGDDRRAKEAA from the coding sequence GTGGCCGACGCGGCGATCACCGTCGAAGGCGCGGAGAAGACGTACGGCGACAAGAAGGCGCTGAACGGGCTCGACCTCACGGTCGCGCGCGGCACGGTGCACGGGGTGCTCGGCCCGAACGGCGCGGGCAAGACCACCCTCGTGAGGGTCCTGTCCACCCTGCTGCGGCCCGACGCGGGGCGGGTCGAGGTGGCCGGGCACGACGTGGTGCGCGAGGCGTACGCCGTGCGGCTGCGCATCGGCCTGCTCGGCCAGCACGCCGCGCTCGACGAGGAGCTCGGCGGCCGGCAGAACCTGGAGCTGTTCGGCCGGCTGCACCACCTGGGCGCCCGGGGGGCACGCGCGCGTGCCGGTGAACTGCTGGAGCGCTTCGGCCTGGCCGACACCGGCCGCAAGGCGGTCCGGCAGTACAGCGGCGGCATGCGGCGCCGCCTGGACCTGGCCGCCTCGCTGATCACCGAGCCGGAGGTGCTGTTCCTGGACGAGCCCACCACCGGCCTCGACCCGCGGGGCCGCGCCGAGGTGTGGTCCTCCGTCCGCTCCCTGGTCGGCGGCGGCACGACGGTCCTGCTCACCACCCAGTACCTGGAGGAGGCCGACCAGCTCGCCGACCGCATCGCGGTCGTCGACGCCGGCCGGGTCATCGCCGAGGGCACGGCGGACGAGCTGAAGGCCGAGGCCGGCGGCGACCGTATCGACGTGATCCTGCGGCACGCCGGCCAACTGAGGGCCGCCGTCGCGCTGTTGCCCCTCACCGGGGTCAGCGTCGACGCCGACCGGCGGCTGCTGAGCGCGCCGGTGACCGACCGCATGCAGGCGCTCTCCGGGGTCGTACGGGCCCTTCAGGAGGCCGGGATCGAGGCGGAGGACGTCGCGCTGCGCCGCCCGACGCTGGACGAGGTGTTCCTGCACCTCACCGGGGACGACCGCCGAGCGAAGGAGGCCGCGTGA
- a CDS encoding aldehyde dehydrogenase family protein produces the protein MSSSYFTDLAQQYIDGEWRPGTGSWDIIDFNPYDDEKLASITIATVDQVDQAYRAAARAQKQWAATNPYARRAVFEKALRLIEEREAEISEAIIAELGGTRLKAAFELHLAKEFLREAVHLALAPEGRIIPSPVDGKENRVYRVPVGVVGVISPFNFPFLLSIKSVAPALALGNAVVLKPHQNTPIVGGSLVAKIFEDAGLPGGLLNVLITDIAEIGDAFLEHPVPKVISFTGSDAVGRHVATVCARMFKRSVLELGGNSALVVLDDADIDYAVDAAVFSRYVHQGQVCMAANRVLVDRSVADEFTEKFVAKVKTLKAGDPRDPETVIGPVINSSQADAVSGVVEQALAEGATALVRGGRTDNLVEPSVLTDLPADSALLKQEVFGPVAFLVPFDGEDEAVRLVNDTPYGLSGAVHTGTIERGVAFAKQIDTGMFHVNDGTVHDEPIVPFGGEKHSGIGRLNGDTMLDSFTTTKWISVQHGRSGFPF, from the coding sequence ATGTCGTCGTCCTACTTCACCGACCTTGCACAGCAGTACATCGACGGTGAGTGGCGCCCGGGTACCGGCTCCTGGGACATCATCGACTTCAACCCGTACGACGACGAGAAGCTGGCGTCGATCACCATAGCCACGGTCGACCAGGTCGATCAGGCGTACCGGGCGGCGGCCCGCGCCCAGAAGCAGTGGGCCGCGACCAACCCCTACGCCCGCCGTGCGGTCTTCGAGAAGGCGCTGCGCCTGATCGAGGAGCGCGAGGCCGAGATCTCCGAGGCCATCATCGCCGAGCTCGGCGGCACCCGTCTGAAGGCCGCCTTCGAGCTGCACCTCGCCAAGGAGTTCCTGCGCGAGGCGGTCCATCTGGCCCTGGCTCCCGAGGGCCGGATCATCCCCTCGCCGGTGGACGGCAAGGAGAACCGCGTCTACCGCGTGCCGGTCGGTGTCGTGGGCGTGATCAGCCCCTTCAACTTCCCCTTCCTGCTGTCGATCAAGTCCGTCGCCCCGGCGCTCGCGCTCGGCAACGCCGTGGTGCTCAAGCCGCACCAGAACACGCCGATCGTCGGCGGCTCCCTGGTCGCGAAGATCTTCGAGGACGCGGGGCTGCCCGGCGGACTGCTGAACGTGCTCATCACCGACATCGCCGAGATCGGCGACGCCTTCCTGGAGCACCCGGTCCCCAAGGTCATCTCCTTCACCGGCTCCGACGCGGTCGGCCGGCACGTGGCGACCGTCTGCGCCCGGATGTTCAAGCGCTCCGTCCTCGAACTGGGCGGCAACAGCGCGCTGGTGGTCCTCGACGACGCCGACATCGACTACGCGGTCGACGCGGCCGTCTTCAGCCGGTACGTCCACCAGGGTCAGGTCTGCATGGCCGCCAACCGGGTCCTCGTCGACCGGTCGGTGGCGGACGAGTTCACCGAGAAGTTCGTCGCCAAGGTGAAGACCCTCAAGGCGGGCGACCCGCGCGACCCGGAGACCGTCATCGGCCCGGTCATCAACTCCTCCCAGGCGGACGCCGTCTCCGGTGTGGTCGAGCAGGCCCTCGCCGAGGGCGCCACGGCCCTGGTGCGCGGCGGACGGACCGACAACCTCGTCGAGCCGTCCGTGCTGACGGACCTCCCCGCCGACTCGGCGCTGCTCAAGCAGGAGGTCTTCGGGCCGGTCGCGTTCCTCGTCCCGTTCGACGGCGAGGACGAGGCCGTACGCCTCGTCAACGACACCCCGTACGGCCTGAGCGGTGCCGTCCACACCGGGACCATCGAGCGCGGCGTCGCCTTCGCCAAGCAGATCGACACGGGCATGTTCCATGTGAACGACGGCACCGTGCACGACGAGCCGATCGTCCCCTTCGGCGGTGAGAAGCACTCGGGCATCGGCCGGCTCAACGGCGACACGATGCTGGACTCGTTCACCACGACCAAGTGGATCTCGGTGCAGCACGGCCGCAGCGGCTTCCCGTTCTAG
- a CDS encoding ABC transporter permease translates to MTAHALTDSWTMTRRELARWGRQPVQLVVNLVFPVMLLLMFGYLVGGGRGVSGEYRDYLIPGMLALTMAFGLEGTMLAVTQDLNKGVIDRFRSMPMANGAVLVGRSAADMLQSALALAVLIGVGLALGWRPGGGPTALLGAMGLLLLFRFAMLWIGIHLALVAGKPELVQAVQILVWPVGFLSNALATPGSMPGWLGTVVEWNPMSHTATAVRDLFGVPGTESGHIWAAIAWPLALLTVFFPLAVRRFARLSR, encoded by the coding sequence GTGACCGCCCACGCCCTGACCGACTCCTGGACCATGACCCGCCGGGAACTGGCCCGCTGGGGACGGCAGCCGGTGCAGCTGGTCGTCAACCTCGTCTTCCCGGTGATGCTGCTGCTGATGTTCGGTTACCTCGTCGGCGGCGGCCGCGGGGTGAGCGGCGAGTACCGCGACTACCTGATCCCCGGCATGCTCGCGCTCACCATGGCCTTCGGCCTGGAGGGCACGATGCTCGCCGTCACACAGGACCTCAACAAGGGCGTGATCGACCGCTTCCGCTCGATGCCGATGGCCAACGGAGCGGTCCTGGTCGGCCGTTCGGCCGCCGACATGCTCCAGTCGGCGCTGGCCCTGGCCGTGCTCATCGGCGTGGGCCTCGCCCTCGGCTGGCGCCCCGGCGGCGGCCCGACGGCCCTCCTCGGGGCGATGGGCCTGCTGCTCCTGTTCCGGTTCGCGATGCTGTGGATCGGCATCCACCTGGCCCTGGTGGCGGGCAAGCCGGAGCTGGTCCAGGCCGTGCAGATCCTGGTCTGGCCGGTCGGCTTCCTGTCCAACGCGCTCGCCACGCCCGGCTCCATGCCCGGCTGGCTGGGCACGGTCGTCGAATGGAACCCGATGTCCCACACGGCCACGGCCGTTCGGGACCTGTTCGGCGTGCCCGGCACGGAGTCCGGCCACATCTGGGCCGCCATCGCCTGGCCCCTGGCCCTCCTGACGGTGTTCTTTCCGCTGGCGGTACGGAGGTTCGCCCGGCTGAGCCGCTAG
- a CDS encoding MerR family transcriptional regulator, whose translation MNYSVGQVAGFAGVTVRTLHHYDDIGLLVPSERSHAGHRRYSDTDLDRLQQILFYRQLGFPLDEVAALLDDPDADPRAHLRRQHELLTARIEKLRKMAAAVEHAMEARTMGLNLTPEERFEVFGDNDPEQYAEEVEERWGDTDEYADSQRRTASYTKEDWKRIQAEAADWGERYGALMAAGEPPAGEAAMTLAEEHRQHICTWFYECSYEIHRCLGEMYVSDERFKAFYDVLRPGLAEHLRDAIVANAARHTS comes from the coding sequence GTGAACTACTCCGTGGGACAGGTCGCGGGCTTCGCCGGCGTCACGGTGCGCACGCTGCACCACTACGACGACATCGGCCTGCTCGTCCCGAGCGAACGCAGCCACGCGGGTCACCGGCGCTACAGCGACACCGACCTCGACCGGCTGCAGCAGATCCTGTTCTACCGGCAGCTCGGCTTTCCGCTCGACGAGGTCGCCGCCCTGCTCGACGACCCGGACGCGGACCCGCGCGCACACCTGCGCCGGCAGCACGAACTGCTGACCGCCCGGATCGAGAAGCTGCGGAAGATGGCGGCGGCCGTGGAGCACGCCATGGAGGCACGCACGATGGGACTCAACCTCACACCCGAGGAGAGGTTCGAGGTCTTCGGGGACAACGACCCGGAGCAGTACGCCGAAGAGGTGGAGGAGCGCTGGGGCGACACCGACGAGTACGCCGACTCGCAACGCCGCACCGCGAGCTACACCAAGGAGGACTGGAAGCGCATTCAGGCCGAGGCCGCCGACTGGGGCGAGCGCTACGGCGCCCTGATGGCGGCGGGCGAGCCGCCCGCCGGCGAGGCGGCCATGACCCTGGCGGAGGAGCACCGGCAGCACATCTGCACGTGGTTCTACGAGTGCTCCTACGAGATCCACCGCTGCCTCGGCGAGATGTACGTCTCCGACGAGCGGTTCAAGGCGTTCTACGACGTGCTGCGCCCGGGCCTCGCCGAGCACCTGAGGGACGCGATCGTCGCGAACGCGGCACGTCACACCTCCTGA
- a CDS encoding DinB family protein, whose product MVMHVPAEAHGDERGALLAFIAEQRGGVRRAVLGLTDEQAGSRPSASELSLAGLVKHVAEVEQMWISLAKGEPPAVVRDQSNWHECFRLVEGETVASQLAYWEKVAAETEAYIRSVPSLDDTFALPAQPWFPPDGRVSHRWLCLHLIRETARHAGHADVIRESLDGRTAFELVAEEQRVVAEA is encoded by the coding sequence ATGGTCATGCACGTTCCGGCGGAGGCACACGGCGACGAGCGCGGGGCGCTCCTGGCCTTCATCGCCGAGCAGCGCGGCGGCGTTCGCCGGGCGGTGCTCGGGCTGACGGACGAGCAGGCGGGCTCCCGCCCCAGCGCCAGTGAGCTGTCCCTCGCCGGGCTGGTCAAGCACGTCGCCGAGGTCGAGCAGATGTGGATCTCCCTGGCCAAGGGCGAGCCGCCGGCCGTCGTGCGGGACCAGAGCAACTGGCACGAGTGCTTCCGGCTGGTCGAGGGCGAGACGGTCGCGTCGCAGCTGGCGTACTGGGAGAAGGTCGCCGCCGAGACGGAGGCGTACATCCGCTCGGTGCCCAGCCTCGACGACACCTTCGCGCTGCCCGCCCAGCCCTGGTTCCCGCCGGACGGCCGGGTCTCGCACCGCTGGCTCTGCCTGCACCTGATCCGCGAGACGGCCCGGCACGCCGGTCACGCCGACGTCATCCGCGAGTCGCTCGACGGCCGGACGGCATTCGAGCTGGTGGCCGAGGAACAGCGGGTGGTGGCCGAGGCATAG
- a CDS encoding glutamate decarboxylase, giving the protein MPLHEAPRRAAGGRLSVNPFYGPANPLGDMAEAPPTHRLPDQPMAPATAHQLVRDELMLDGNARLNLATFVTTWMEPEAGVLMAECRDKNMIDKDEYPRTAELERRCVAMLADLWKAPDPATAVGCSTTGSSEACMLAGMALKRRWAKRNADRYPGARPNLVMGVNVQVCWEKFCNFWEVEARLVPMEGERFHLDPQAAAELCDENTIGVVGILGSTFDGSYEPIADLCAALDAVQERTGLDVPVHVDGASGAMVAPFLDEDLVWDFRLPRVASINTSGHKYGLVYPGVGWALWRDAEALPEELVFRVNYLGGDMPTFALNFSRPGAQVVAQYYTFLRLGRDGYRAVQQAARDVATGLAGRVEALGDFHLLTRGDELPVFAFTTAPDVKAYDVFDVSRRLRESGWLVPAYTFPPNREDLSVLRVVCRNGFSADLAELLAQDLERLLPDLRRQPRPLTEDKGAATSFHH; this is encoded by the coding sequence ATGCCGCTCCACGAAGCTCCCCGCCGGGCCGCCGGAGGCCGCCTGTCCGTCAACCCCTTCTACGGTCCCGCCAACCCGCTCGGCGACATGGCCGAGGCGCCGCCCACCCACCGGCTCCCGGACCAGCCCATGGCGCCGGCGACCGCTCACCAGCTGGTGCGCGACGAGCTGATGCTCGACGGCAACGCCCGGCTGAACCTCGCCACCTTCGTCACCACGTGGATGGAGCCGGAGGCCGGGGTGCTGATGGCGGAGTGCCGGGACAAGAACATGATCGACAAGGACGAGTACCCGCGCACCGCCGAGCTGGAGCGGCGCTGCGTGGCGATGCTCGCCGACCTGTGGAAAGCTCCCGACCCGGCGACCGCCGTGGGGTGTTCGACGACCGGGTCGAGCGAGGCGTGCATGCTCGCCGGGATGGCGCTGAAGCGGCGCTGGGCGAAACGCAACGCCGACCGCTACCCCGGGGCGCGGCCCAACCTGGTCATGGGCGTCAACGTGCAGGTCTGCTGGGAGAAGTTCTGCAATTTCTGGGAGGTGGAGGCCCGGCTGGTGCCCATGGAGGGCGAGCGGTTCCACCTCGACCCGCAGGCCGCGGCCGAGCTGTGTGACGAGAACACCATCGGCGTCGTCGGCATCCTCGGCTCGACCTTCGACGGGTCCTACGAGCCGATCGCGGACCTGTGCGCGGCGCTGGACGCGGTGCAGGAACGGACCGGGCTGGACGTCCCGGTGCACGTGGACGGGGCGTCCGGGGCCATGGTCGCGCCCTTTCTCGACGAGGACCTGGTGTGGGACTTCCGGCTGCCGAGGGTGGCGTCGATCAACACCTCGGGCCACAAGTACGGGCTGGTCTACCCGGGCGTCGGCTGGGCGCTGTGGCGGGACGCGGAGGCGCTGCCGGAGGAGCTGGTGTTCCGGGTGAACTACCTGGGCGGCGACATGCCGACGTTCGCGCTGAACTTCTCCCGGCCGGGCGCGCAGGTCGTGGCGCAGTACTACACGTTCCTGCGGCTGGGCCGGGACGGCTACCGGGCCGTCCAGCAGGCCGCGCGCGACGTGGCCACGGGACTGGCCGGGCGGGTCGAGGCGCTCGGTGACTTCCACCTGCTGACCCGGGGCGACGAACTGCCGGTGTTCGCCTTCACGACCGCACCGGACGTGAAGGCGTACGACGTCTTCGACGTCTCCCGGCGGCTGCGCGAGAGCGGCTGGCTGGTGCCCGCGTACACCTTCCCGCCGAACCGGGAGGACCTCTCCGTCCTGCGCGTGGTGTGCCGCAACGGCTTCTCCGCCGACCTCGCGGAACTCCTCGCCCAGGACCTGGAACGGCTGCTGCCGGACCTGCGCCGGCAGCCGCGCCCGCTGACGGAGGACAAGGGCGCGGCGACGAGCTTCCACCACTGA
- a CDS encoding ATP-binding protein, with amino-acid sequence MLEPLRQGLPPLDPAAVSDAASCALPARYEAVREARQFTRRTLDQWDMGDRFDDVCLVVSELVTNALRHGLPANGVCGNGREPPVRLHLMRWTERLVCAVRDPSHDSPVTREADDFSAESGRGLFLVDSFSDSWGWHPLAGALDGKVVWALFRLPRTGSRPNGE; translated from the coding sequence ATGCTCGAGCCGTTACGGCAGGGCCTTCCGCCGCTGGACCCCGCGGCCGTGTCCGACGCCGCCTCCTGCGCTCTGCCCGCCCGCTACGAAGCGGTGCGCGAGGCACGGCAGTTCACCCGCAGAACCCTCGACCAGTGGGACATGGGCGACCGGTTCGACGACGTCTGCCTGGTGGTCTCGGAGCTCGTCACCAACGCCCTGCGGCACGGGCTGCCGGCGAACGGCGTCTGCGGCAACGGCCGTGAGCCTCCCGTGCGGCTGCACCTGATGCGGTGGACCGAGCGGCTGGTGTGCGCGGTGCGCGACCCCAGTCACGACAGCCCGGTGACCCGGGAGGCCGACGACTTCTCGGCCGAGTCGGGCCGCGGACTGTTCCTCGTCGACTCCTTCAGCGACAGCTGGGGCTGGCATCCGCTCGCGGGCGCGCTCGACGGCAAGGTGGTCTGGGCGCTGTTCCGGCTGCCGCGGACCGGTTCGCGGCCGAACGGGGAATGA
- a CDS encoding helix-turn-helix domain-containing protein, with protein sequence MLLGSQLRRLREARGITREAAGYSIRASESKISRMELGRVSFKTRDVEDLLTLYGITDEQERASLLSLAKEANVAGWWHSYSDVLPSWFPTYVGLEGAASLIRAYEVQFVHGLLQTEAYAHAVVRRGMQGASEADVERRVALRLERQKYLVDERAPDFHIILDEAALRRPYGDRTVMRGQLQHLIDISERPNVRLQVVPFSLGGHSGESGAFTILSFPESDLSDVVYLEQLTSALYLDKAEDVAQYEKALKELQSDSPGPSESRDLLRGLLQLS encoded by the coding sequence ATGCTGCTCGGATCACAACTCAGGCGACTGCGTGAGGCGCGGGGCATCACGCGCGAGGCGGCGGGCTACTCGATCCGCGCCTCCGAGTCGAAGATCAGCCGGATGGAGCTGGGCCGGGTGAGCTTCAAGACCAGAGACGTCGAGGACCTGCTGACCCTGTACGGCATCACGGACGAGCAGGAGCGCGCCTCCCTGCTGTCCCTGGCCAAAGAGGCCAACGTCGCGGGCTGGTGGCACAGTTACTCGGACGTGCTGCCCAGCTGGTTCCCGACCTACGTCGGCCTGGAGGGCGCCGCCTCGCTGATCCGTGCGTACGAGGTGCAGTTCGTGCACGGCCTGCTGCAGACCGAGGCGTACGCCCACGCGGTGGTCCGGCGCGGCATGCAGGGCGCGAGCGAGGCCGATGTCGAGCGCCGCGTGGCACTGCGGCTGGAGCGCCAGAAGTACCTCGTCGACGAGCGCGCGCCCGACTTCCACATCATCCTGGACGAGGCCGCCCTGCGCCGCCCCTACGGCGACCGCACGGTGATGCGGGGACAGCTCCAGCACCTCATCGACATCTCCGAGCGGCCCAACGTACGGCTTCAGGTGGTGCCGTTCAGCCTCGGCGGCCACTCCGGCGAGAGTGGCGCGTTCACGATCCTCAGCTTCCCGGAGTCCGACCTCTCGGACGTCGTCTACCTGGAGCAGCTCACCAGCGCGCTGTACCTGGACAAGGCCGAGGACGTCGCCCAGTACGAGAAGGCGCTCAAGGAGCTGCAGAGCGACAGCCCGGGCCCTTCGGAGAGCCGGGACCTTCTGCGGGGCCTGCTCCAGCTCTCCTGA